In the genome of Streptomyces pactum, one region contains:
- the pdxR gene encoding MocR-like pyridoxine biosynthesis transcription factor PdxR, translating to MGPVDEGEKGTGGAAEGPGRGSDFLQLDIGDAPAGGKAEWLARRLRQAIADGRLAVDSRLPPTRVLAAELRVSRGVVTEAYRRLAEDGHVQGRRRGGTVVVAAPSPLPAPPPAGASRPPVPAAAGDAVTPAALFPGSPGAEIFEALRDVRARVDFTPGRPDLAAFPRASWLRAERAVLAELSAEHLGYGDPRGAPQLRRAVAGWLARGRGIRVGPEEVLIVAGTAQALTLLNPVLLADGIDRVAVEDPGSLGTRQHLLHGGLATPPVPVDEDGVRVGELRRTGARAALLTPAHQFPTGVVTSGGRRRELLRWAGDGGLIVEDDYDAEHRYDRPPVPALRALLADRVCYAGSVSKLLAPALRIGWLVPPPRYRDALVEAKRFTDLGNAVLPQLVLARLMDSGELERHLRQLRARHRRRRDAMIGAIAEHLPGAVVHGAAAGLHLTVTYPPEVPDTALAAAALARGVKCQPLSWHRQLPGRPGLVLGYAATPAGAIAEGVAALGAALRELA from the coding sequence ATGGGCCCGGTGGACGAGGGTGAGAAGGGGACGGGCGGCGCGGCGGAGGGCCCGGGTCGCGGCTCCGACTTCCTCCAGCTGGACATCGGGGACGCGCCGGCCGGCGGCAAGGCCGAGTGGCTGGCCCGGCGGCTGCGGCAGGCGATAGCGGACGGCCGGCTCGCGGTGGACAGCAGACTGCCGCCCACCCGGGTGCTCGCCGCCGAACTCCGCGTCTCCCGGGGGGTGGTGACCGAGGCGTACCGGCGGCTCGCCGAGGACGGCCATGTGCAGGGGCGCCGGCGCGGTGGCACGGTGGTGGTCGCGGCCCCCTCGCCGCTGCCCGCGCCACCCCCCGCCGGGGCGTCCCGGCCGCCGGTACCGGCCGCCGCCGGGGACGCGGTGACGCCCGCCGCGCTGTTCCCCGGCTCCCCCGGCGCGGAGATCTTCGAGGCGCTGCGCGACGTCCGCGCCCGGGTGGACTTCACCCCGGGCCGGCCGGACCTCGCGGCCTTCCCCCGCGCGTCCTGGCTGCGGGCCGAACGGGCCGTGCTGGCCGAGCTGTCGGCTGAGCACCTGGGCTACGGCGATCCCCGCGGCGCCCCGCAGCTGCGCCGGGCCGTCGCCGGCTGGCTGGCGCGCGGCCGGGGCATCCGGGTCGGGCCGGAGGAGGTGCTGATCGTGGCCGGCACCGCGCAGGCGCTCACCCTGCTCAACCCGGTCCTGCTGGCGGACGGCATCGACCGGGTCGCGGTGGAGGACCCCGGCTCGCTCGGCACCCGGCAGCACCTGCTCCACGGCGGCCTGGCCACCCCACCGGTGCCGGTGGACGAGGACGGGGTACGGGTGGGCGAACTGCGCCGCACCGGCGCCCGCGCGGCACTGCTCACGCCCGCCCACCAGTTCCCCACCGGCGTGGTGACCAGCGGCGGGCGCCGCCGGGAACTGCTGCGCTGGGCCGGGGACGGCGGCCTGATCGTGGAGGACGACTACGACGCGGAGCACCGCTACGACCGGCCGCCGGTGCCCGCGCTGCGCGCCCTGCTGGCCGACCGGGTGTGCTACGCGGGCAGTGTGTCGAAGCTGCTGGCGCCCGCGCTGCGGATCGGCTGGCTGGTGCCGCCGCCCCGGTACCGCGACGCGCTGGTGGAGGCCAAGCGCTTCACCGACCTGGGCAACGCGGTGCTGCCCCAGCTGGTGCTGGCCCGGCTGATGGACTCCGGTGAACTGGAGCGGCACCTGCGGCAGCTGCGGGCCCGCCACCGGCGGCGGCGGGACGCGATGATCGGCGCCATCGCCGAGCACCTGCCGGGCGCGGTGGTGCACGGCGCCGCGGCCGGCCTGCACCTGACGGTCACCTACCCGCCCGAGGTGCCCGACACCGCGCTGGCCGCCGCCGCGCTGGCCCGGGGGGTGAAGTGCCAGCCGCTGTCCTGGCACCGGCAGCTCCCCGGCCGGCCGGGGCTCGTCCTGGGGTACGCCGC
- a CDS encoding VOC family protein, with amino-acid sequence MSAIRKFQVTFDCAEPERLARFRCEVLGYVVPPPPEGFATWDGYRRSRPPERRDSWFACIDPSGVGPRLYFRRVPEGKAAKNWVHLDVRVGTGLVGEERLAALEAECARLVALGAVHVRTLYDGHDACIPMLDIEGNEFCVD; translated from the coding sequence GTGTCGGCGATCAGGAAGTTCCAGGTCACCTTCGACTGTGCGGAACCCGAACGTCTCGCTCGCTTCCGGTGCGAGGTATTGGGGTACGTCGTGCCGCCGCCACCCGAGGGGTTCGCCACCTGGGACGGCTACCGGCGCTCGCGGCCACCGGAGCGGCGGGATTCCTGGTTCGCCTGTATCGACCCCTCAGGAGTGGGCCCGCGGCTGTACTTCCGGCGCGTCCCCGAAGGGAAGGCCGCGAAGAACTGGGTGCATCTCGATGTGCGGGTCGGCACCGGGCTCGTGGGAGAGGAGCGCCTCGCCGCGCTGGAGGCGGAATGCGCACGCCTGGTCGCCCTCGGGGCGGTGCACGTGCGGACGCTGTACGACGGGCATGACGCGTGCATCCCGATGCTGGACATCGAGGGCAACGAGTTCTGCGTCGACTGA
- a CDS encoding TetR/AcrR family transcriptional regulator, whose protein sequence is MSQEAPTPSARRTELLEAAYRYALTHGLSDLSLRPLAEAIGSSPRVLLFLFGSKDGLLRALLARARAEEVALVDRARRPGRPAGLVPAVEEVWAWLAAKEHRPLLRLWAEAYARSLVQPEGTWAGFARATVEDWLGVLADCQPPAERDGEDGAARRTLALAVLRGALLDLLATDDEKRVTAAVERQLALLRAGTGGG, encoded by the coding sequence ATGTCCCAGGAAGCGCCAACCCCCTCCGCCCGGCGGACCGAGCTGCTGGAGGCGGCGTACCGGTACGCCCTCACGCACGGCCTGAGCGACCTGTCACTGCGTCCGCTGGCCGAGGCCATCGGATCCAGCCCGCGCGTCCTGCTGTTCCTCTTCGGCAGCAAGGACGGTCTGCTGCGGGCGCTGCTGGCACGTGCCCGTGCCGAGGAAGTGGCGCTGGTGGACCGGGCCCGGCGGCCCGGACGCCCGGCCGGGCTGGTCCCGGCCGTCGAGGAGGTCTGGGCGTGGCTCGCCGCGAAGGAGCACCGGCCTCTTCTGCGGCTGTGGGCCGAGGCGTACGCGCGCTCCCTCGTCCAGCCCGAGGGGACCTGGGCCGGGTTCGCCCGTGCGACGGTGGAGGACTGGCTCGGCGTCCTGGCCGACTGCCAGCCACCGGCCGAACGTGACGGCGAGGACGGTGCCGCCCGCCGCACCCTGGCGCTGGCCGTACTGCGCGGCGCCTTGCTCGACCTCCTCGCCACGGACGACGAGAAGCGGGTCACCGCCGCCGTCGAGCGCCAGCTCGCCCTGCTGCGCGCCGGGACCGGGGGCGGGTGA
- a CDS encoding GNAT family N-acetyltransferase, protein MPQQDQEHVVVRRADRPGDWGWVVMAHGESYHRQFGWNRDFEALVATIVAGYGARHDPDREAAWIAESGGRRVGCVFLVAGDRPGTAKLRLLLVTPEGRGSGLGTRLVAECLSFARAAGYERVTLWTNDVLVAARTIYQSFGFTLADEERHHSFGHDLVGQNWTLDLRTHAAPRDG, encoded by the coding sequence ATGCCACAGCAAGATCAGGAACACGTCGTCGTGCGTCGAGCCGACCGTCCCGGCGACTGGGGATGGGTGGTCATGGCCCATGGCGAGAGCTATCACCGGCAGTTCGGCTGGAACCGCGACTTCGAGGCCCTGGTCGCCACGATCGTGGCCGGCTACGGCGCCCGGCACGACCCGGACCGGGAGGCGGCCTGGATCGCCGAGTCCGGCGGCCGGCGGGTGGGTTGCGTCTTCCTGGTGGCCGGTGACCGGCCGGGGACGGCCAAGCTGCGGCTGCTGCTCGTCACTCCGGAGGGCAGGGGCTCCGGTCTCGGGACCCGCCTGGTCGCCGAGTGCCTGTCCTTCGCCCGTGCGGCCGGCTACGAGCGGGTGACGCTGTGGACCAACGACGTGCTGGTGGCGGCACGCACGATCTACCAGAGCTTCGGCTTCACCCTCGCCGACGAGGAACGCCACCACAGCTTCGGCCACGATCTCGTCGGCCAGAACTGGACCCTCGACCTGCGCACCCACGCGGCGCCCCGCGACGGCTGA